In Myxococcales bacterium, the DNA window AACGAATACCTGCCCGCGCGTCACGCCTTCGAGCGAGCCCTCGAGCTGGCTCGGCGAGTCGAGCACGAGTTGGGTCAGGCGCTGTGTCTGGAACAGCTGGCGTGGCTGGAGGTCGAGGCGTTCCACCACCAGGCAGCGATCTCCATCGCCGACGAGGCGCTCGAGGCTGCGCTCGACGACTGGCAGCGCGCTCGGGCCCTCAATGCCCGCGCGAACGCCCGGCACCGCCTGCACGAACACCTGGCCGCGCGCGCCGATCTACTCGAGGCGGCCCGACTCTTCGAGCAAGCGGGCGAGCCCGAGTGGGGCAAAGACTGCCGCGACCGCGCCGCCGGCGACCGTTTGCTGCACTACCTGCACTACCTGCCGTCGTGGGTGTTCCGGCACAAGGACATGAGCTCCCGCGAAGCGTCGATGCGGCGGGAGTTCCAGCCCTTCTTGCTGTGGATTGTGGCGATGTCTTCCCTGTGGATGTTCGGATTCACGGCGCTCGCCTTCCGCTATCCACGAGGCACACTGCGGAAGGCAGTCGGATTCATCGCGACGTTACCAATCGGCTTCCTCGCATTCATCGCCGCCGTCGGAATCATCCAGCTGGCGCTCGGATATTGGCGCGCCAGGCGCGGCGAGTGATTCGGGCGGCGTTCGGAGTGGACCGCGCCGAACCGCGCCACGCGAAGAACAGCCGCCTTCGCCCCGACCGTTCCCCCCATTCTGGACGCACCCATCGGCTTGGTGGATCCTGCGCCAGGTGTACGTGTGCCCGCAGTGCGCGCGGGTTTACCCCAGGCCCGGGTGCTGCACCGACGACGGCGCGGCGCTGGAGTCGACCGCCGCGTCGCTTCGCGGCGAGAGCGGCTTCGGCGCTCTCGTTGGCCGGGTCGTCGGGAGCTACCGCGTCGAGCGCCTGATCGGACGCGGTGGGATGGGTGACGTGCATCTCGGAGTGCACCCCGAAATCGGCAGCCGTGTTGCGATCAAGGTGCTCGCTTCGACGCCATCGCGTACCTGTCGGCCGCGGAGCGCCAAGCTCGCGCGCAGTATCCGGACGCGCAGCTGATGACGCTGGTGGTGAAGAACGTCGGGCCGGATGGGTTGGCGGAGCTGTCGGCCGGCAACTCGGCTTCCTACATGTTTCGTTCCCCTGCTGCCTCGCCCAAAGTTCGAGATCCCAGCTCGTCCGTGTTCGCAGAAGCGCTCGTTCCGCCGCTCCCGGCGTCTTTCGTGTCGCTGCCGCCGTCACTGCTCGACCCGCAGGCCGCTACGCTCGCGAGTAGCAACACCCCCACTGCCAACGCTGAAGGAGTCCCCATGCGGAGCAGCATAGCTCACTCGGGCGACCCGAGCGCTACCAGGCGACGCCGAGCATCCGAGCTACGTCGACCGCGGACTTGACCGCGTCTTCGTGCAGGCCGTGTCCAAAGTGGCTGCCACAGAAGTAAGACCGCTGCTTTCCGTTTAGCTCGGGCAGGCGCTTCTGGGTGGCGAAGGCCTCGAAATCGAAGATCGGCGTGCGCAGCACGGTCTCGAGCTCCACGAGGCTGTCGTCGATGGGGAAGTTCGGGTGTTGTGACGACAGGTACGGGCACTTCGAATCGACACCCGGCAGCCGCCACATGGCGCCGGACACCGAGGTCTCGAAGTCGCCGTCTGCTTCCCGGTACAGGAACGTATAAGCCTGCGTCAGGGAGCGGGGAGGGAACGAGGAGTGATCTCGATGCAGCACGACCTTGCCGGCTTTGTAGCGCCAGGCACCGAGCAACGTCCGTTCGTCCGGCGTTGGCGCCTCGAGCAAGGCGAGCGCTTGGTCGGCGTTGCACGCGAACACGACCTGATCGAAGCGGCGCTGCTCCCCGGCGCCATCCACGAGCGTGACGCCGTGCTCGTCGCGCAGCACCCGCGCGACGTCGGCGCGAAGAACGACTCGGTCCCGGAACCCACGGGCAAGCGCATCCACGTAGCTCTTGGTCTGGTGTGACATGCACCGCACGGAGTACGGCGCGCGGGGCGAGAGCACGTCGTCGTGCGTGTGGAGTTTGCCCACGAAGAACTCGGCGGGCCCGGCCAGCACCTCCGCGCCGCTCATCGACGACATCAAACACAGCGCCGAGAGCAGCAGCCTCCGACCATCACCCCGTACCGTGGGCACGAGGCGGATCGCCTCCGCCATCGTCAGCCCCCGCAGCTCACCGCGCTCCCAGCGAGCGAGGAGCCCGCGCAGACCGACGTACAGTCCAACCAGATCCGCCGCGTGCCGCGGTCGAAGTAGCTCGAAACGCTGGGCCAAGAGCCCCTCGAGGCTCCACGGGGTGATGTAGAGCCCCTTGCCCGAGTCGAGATTATGCAGGCTGATGAACGCGCCGGGGGAGCGCTGCGTCGAGACTCTCAGCTCATCGAGCAGACGATAGAACTTCGGATAGCCGGCCCGCCCGAAGGCAGCCACCGCAATGTCCACCTGGTATCCATCCCGCGTGGTGTGAGTGTAGGCGTTGCCTCCAAGGCGATCCGTCTTCTCGAACAGCGTGATCTCGTGGAGCGGCGCGAGCAGATGAGCGGCCGTGAGCCCGGCAATCCCCCCGCCGATGATGGCAATTCGCTGCGGCATCTGCTCGCCGGGGTCAGGCTACCACGGGATCGAATCGGGGCCCGTGCTGGTTCGCTGTTCCAAAATCAGCCAGCGCTGCGCGGCGTGAGCCCAGATCCAGTCGCCCTCTCGAGCGCCGACGGGCTAAGATCGCACTGACACGGGTGGTCGTGCGGGTGTGCGACATGCGAGCGGCAATGACCAACACAACGTCACCGGCCTCGGCGCGACGCGCGCGGTGTTGGCTCATCGGCGGCGGGGGTGGGCGGACAAGTGCCGGACCCTGACAGCGATACGCTCGTAGCAGGCCCCCCGGACGAGGAACCCACCTCCGTCGCGGCGCCGTCACAATCTCACGCCAGCAGCTCGGGTTCCGGCTCGACCTCCGGGCAGAATCGCTCGGGCTCAGCCGGCACCACCAATCTGCGCACGCGCAGCAGCACGCTGATCCTCAAGCGCGAAGAGGCCGAACGCGTCATCGCCATCATGAAGGTCATGGCGATCGTGGCCGTCGGCGCCCTCATCACTCAGTGGATCCCCAAAGACCTGCCATACCGCCCAGTCTGCACCCTCATCTACGGCGGCACCCTCGTCATCACCGCGTGGCTCCTGCTCCGGTTTCGCGATCGCTCGCGCTACGACGCGCGGCTCGCCATGTTCCAGGCCCTCTGCGGCGTCGCGTGTGTGCTCGCCGCCGCGGCCTCGGTGGGAGTTTTTTCGGGCACCATCGTGGCCGCCGCCCTCGGGATTTTTTTCTACGGCTCGGGCGACGACAAGCCGCTCGGCTGGGTCGTCTTTCTGACGCTCGCGCTCGGTTATCTGCTCTTCTTCGTGCTCTCGATCGCGGGAGTAATGCCGCTCGATCGCGGCTTGGTCCGCTTCGTCGATCCCGACCTACCCGGGCTCGTTGTGCTGTCGGTCGAGCTCGAGACCTTCCTTGCCGTCACGTTCTGGAGCGCACGACGCGCCCGCTCGGCGACCCGCGACGCCTTCCTTCGGCTGGAAGGCGCAGCTCGCAGCATCGAGCAACGCGACGCGCTGCTCAACGAGGCCCGCGCGGACCTGGATCGCGAGCAGGCCGCACGGCTCGGTCGGTACACGGGGCAAACCGTGGACGGTTACATGGTGGACGCCTTGATCGGACGCGGCGCCATGGGTGAGGTCTACGCGGCGCAGGCCGCGGACGGCTCTCCCGCCGCGCTCAAGTTCCTCAACGCGGGCACCCTCTCCGAGCCGGGCGCGCTGACGCGGTTTTTCCGCGAGGCCGAGGTTGCAGCCACTCTGAGCTCACCCTACCTGACCCGGCTTCTGGGTACTGGGCGCACCGATGACGGGGCACCCTACCTGGCGATGGAGCTCCTGAGCGGGGAGGATCTAGGGAAGCGGCTGCGGCACGACAAACGCCTGGGCGCGAAGGAGACGCTCGAGTTGGTCGAGCACGTGGCCGAAGCCCTCGAGGTGGCACGCGCGAACGGCATCGTGCATCGCGACATCAAACCCCAGAATCTGTTTCACGCGGCCGAGGGCGGGCGCAAACGCTGGAAGGTCCTCGACTTCGGTGTGTCGAAGCTCCACGAGAGCCAGGCAACGCTGACGCAGGGCGCGACGGTCGGTACGCCGAGCTACATGTCGCCGGAGCAAGCGCGGGGTGGGGACGTCGATCACCGCAGCGACGTCTTTGCGTTGGGG includes these proteins:
- a CDS encoding serine/threonine protein kinase, whose product is MPDPDSDTLVAGPPDEEPTSVAAPSQSHASSSGSGSTSGQNRSGSAGTTNLRTRSSTLILKREEAERVIAIMKVMAIVAVGALITQWIPKDLPYRPVCTLIYGGTLVITAWLLLRFRDRSRYDARLAMFQALCGVACVLAAAASVGVFSGTIVAAALGIFFYGSGDDKPLGWVVFLTLALGYLLFFVLSIAGVMPLDRGLVRFVDPDLPGLVVLSVELETFLAVTFWSARRARSATRDAFLRLEGAARSIEQRDALLNEARADLDREQAARLGRYTGQTVDGYMVDALIGRGAMGEVYAAQAADGSPAALKFLNAGTLSEPGALTRFFREAEVAATLSSPYLTRLLGTGRTDDGAPYLAMELLSGEDLGKRLRHDKRLGAKETLELVEHVAEALEVARANGIVHRDIKPQNLFHAAEGGRKRWKVLDFGVSKLHESQATLTQGATVGTPSYMSPEQARGGDVDHRSDVFALGVVTYRVLTGRPAFTGADSMQTLYNVVYKQPARPSGLVKLNTDVERVLALVLAKRRELRPATARHFAALLADAFAGKLSVAQRRVADELITQQPWGSELRGLSD
- a CDS encoding FAD-dependent oxidoreductase, which gives rise to MPQRIAIIGGGIAGLTAAHLLAPLHEITLFEKTDRLGGNAYTHTTRDGYQVDIAVAAFGRAGYPKFYRLLDELRVSTQRSPGAFISLHNLDSGKGLYITPWSLEGLLAQRFELLRPRHAADLVGLYVGLRGLLARWERGELRGLTMAEAIRLVPTVRGDGRRLLLSALCLMSSMSGAEVLAGPAEFFVGKLHTHDDVLSPRAPYSVRCMSHQTKSYVDALARGFRDRVVLRADVARVLRDEHGVTLVDGAGEQRRFDQVVFACNADQALALLEAPTPDERTLLGAWRYKAGKVVLHRDHSSFPPRSLTQAYTFLYREADGDFETSVSGAMWRLPGVDSKCPYLSSQHPNFPIDDSLVELETVLRTPIFDFEAFATQKRLPELNGKQRSYFCGSHFGHGLHEDAVKSAVDVARMLGVAW